The following are encoded together in the Octopus sinensis linkage group LG15, ASM634580v1, whole genome shotgun sequence genome:
- the LOC115219681 gene encoding coiled-coil domain-containing protein 113-like translates to MKKLPSNIRTIFPALASNLNDIDIGEAGHEDIQTLKSKRKRMWLIGALSFMAMEDLTEKVKETEKRNRLLSTETTMFEKYLEDKLHASGSGASDDSSSVFGSQTVAKSQPTSPAPFTQGIIGVARKVSTLTTEQKLLVARYYIMALKEELKLSKRTSQHFIALNLALIENYNETLAEIPLERRELEMEFGSLVKQNGKISFLRKWQKYVATKDTKRESLICLIKLRNISLVNKIKKQIMIKKYRDEVDPIEFYSKWTEKKTLIEEIHSLNKQKSRLRRALVPIERYTYEKKQELEKDVKQGEEFRQKILRESHSLAYLLNKQRNDEIGETFEKAKNERLRELFENYRVPSILEYIVLVKDNKEWRELIEKWKQKVRVAEMVYKGNVKKWNSIVLDDRKYKLKI, encoded by the coding sequence ATGAAGAAGTTACCTTCAAATATTAGAACAATTTTCCCAGCATTGGCCTCTAATCTCAATGATATAGACATTGGAGAAGCAGGCCATGAAGATATACAGACACTGAAATCGAAAAGAAAGCGTATGTGGCTTATCGGAGCTCTCAGTTTCATGGCAATGGAAGATCtcactgaaaaagtaaaagaaacggAAAAGCGGAACCGGCTTTTGTCCACTGAAACCACCATGTTTGAGAAATATCTGGAAGACAAGTTGCATGCCAGTGGTAGTGGTGCTAGCGATGATTCAAGTTCTGTTTTTGGTTCGCAGACAGTAGCAAAATCTCAACCAACATCACCGGCACCATTTACCCAAGGTATTATCGGTGTAGCTAGGAAAGTGAGCACTTTGACCACAGAGCAGAAACTACTGGTTGCTCGATATTACATCATGGCTTTGAAAGAAGAATTAAAATTGTCGAAAAGAACATCACAGCATTTTATCGCTTTGAACCTTGCTTTGATTGAAAACTACAATGAGACTTTAGCTGAAATTCCGTTAGAGAGACGAGAACTGGAAATGGAATTCGGTAGTTTGGTTAAACAGAATGGCAAAATTTCTTTTCTGcgtaaatggcaaaaatacgtcgcCACGAAGGATACAAAGCGAGAAAGTTTAATTTGCTTAATAAAACTACGAAATATTAGtcttgtaaataaaattaaaaaacaaataatgattaaaaaatatcgaGACGAAGTCGATCCTATTGAATTTTATAGCAAATGGACGGAAAAAAAGACACTTATTGAAGAAATTCATAGTCTTAACAAACAAAAGTCCCGTCTAAGAAGAGCTCTTGTACCCATTGAAAGATACACTTACGAAAAAAAGCAAGAGCTAGAAAAGGACGTGAAGCAAGGTGAAGAATTTCGTCAGAAAATTCTGCGAGAAAGCCACAGTTTGGCCTACCTATTAAACAAACAGCGAAATGATGAAATTGGAGAGACATTTGAAAAGGCTAAAAACGAAAGATTGAGAGAGCTTTTTGAGAACTACCGAGTACCATCCATCTTGGAATACATTGTTTTAGTAAAAGACAATAAAGAATGGAGAGAACTTAttgagaaatggaaacagaaggTGAGAGTGGCAGAAATGGTGTACAAAGGCAACGTGAAAAAGTGGAATAGCATTGTTCTGGATGATAGGAAATATAAGCTTAAAATATAA